In Perognathus longimembris pacificus isolate PPM17 chromosome 23, ASM2315922v1, whole genome shotgun sequence, a single genomic region encodes these proteins:
- the Polr2m gene encoding protein GRINL1A: MSSLPRGFEPPAPEDLGPRSLTELREMLRRQERLLRNEKFICRLPDKGKKVLGTVAKLKAAIAEREEVRGKSELFHPISLDYKLRQKAIAGVDVDVDKPQNSDQILDTSSPVPGCSPVDSIRSSETSSEKQGLVHPAHKGSEDTPEAEHTVSKGPVPSGRAKGPSSSGSIEHLPQHSAADRDISFSLDNLLIDSLQRITLAEQGELHSEENLSAENSTDLCSGTPKKPHYMEVLEMRAQNPVPLPHKFKTNMLPSQKNDPIGHCQRGEPPISSEERRRRDKQHLDDITAARLLPLHHLPTQLLPIEESLALQKQQKQSYEEMQAKLAAQKLAERLNIKMQNYNPEGESLGKYREVKDEDAEQSSDDGF, from the exons AAAATTCATTTGCAGATTGCCCGACAAAGGTAAAAAGGTCCTTGGCACTGTTGCCAAACTGAAAGCTGCCATTGCGGAACGTGAAGAGGTTAGAGGGAAAAGTGAACTGTTTCATCCTATTAGTTTAGACTATAAGCTAAGGCAAAAAGCGATTGCAGGAGTTGATGTGGATGTAGATAAGCCCCAGAATTCTGACCAAATACTTGATACTTCATCACCAGTTCCTGGCTGTTCCCCCGTGGATAGCATCAGGTCATCTGAAACAAGCTCAGAAAAGCAGGGGCTTGTGCATCCTGCTCACAAAGGTAGTGAAGACACTCCGGAGGCTGAGCACACAGTGAGCAAGGGCCCTGTTCCCAGTGGCAGAGCCAAGGGACCTTCCTCATCTGGGTCTATCGAGCATCTCCCCCAGCACTCTGCTGCAGATCGCGACATTTCCTTCAGCCTCGACAACCTGCTTATTGACAGTTTACAAAGAATTACACTTGCAGAGCAAGGTGAACTCCATTCGGAAGAAAACCTGAGTGCTGAGAACTCAACAGACCTTTGCAGTGGGACTCCTAAGAAGCCTCATTACATGGAAGTGCTAGAAATGCGAGCCCAAAACCCAGTGCCCCTGCCACATAAATTTAAAACCAACAT GTTGCCATCACAGAAGAATGACCCAATTGGTCATTGTCAGAGGGGAGAACCCCCCATTTCCTCAGAGGAGCGGCGGCGCAGGGATAAGCAGCATCTTGATGACATCACTGCAGCGAGACTCCTACCACTTCACCATTTGCCTACACAGCTGCTGCCTATAGAGGAGTCTTTGGCTCTTCAGAAACAGCAGAAACAGAGTTATGAG gagatGCAAGCGAAGCTCGCAGCACAAAAATTAGCTGAAAGACTGAATATTAAAATGCAGAACTATAATCCAGAAGGAGAGTCTTTGGGGAAATACCGAGAAGTAAAGGATGAAGATGCTGAGCAGTCCTCTGATGATGGATTCTGA